Proteins encoded within one genomic window of Plasmodium cynomolgi strain B DNA, chromosome 11, whole genome shotgun sequence:
- a CDS encoding polypyrimidine tract binding protein (putative), with product MNKRTLSNDENENEKNKTGVKRYLMSNDDPFESQKMFHEKNCASKISANSLIDMKQEGDYVLTDLNNNMNKNMNGNDNDADMSCGMGRGTTLIDTNMNNDRENTKYGGVTTMSEFGYVGGGCVGNGCVGAPCVANSCTANSCAANSCAANSCAANSCAANSCAANSCAANSCVSNTCAPSDGGASNQPQNIYFPSDSKKRKGSKYSGMPFLKKEKNCVNTFLVLKDVPRDADKEDIKSFMRPFIKNNNPEIIFDRDGIIVKLYDDELNKNIFNYFDEHPTQIKGSFVSVKLSKLSDDSGGAAVNKENLDEYEGGGVAANAAVNAGPIGGPIGGPIGGPIGGPIGGPIGGPIGGPIGGPIGSPIVGNGNNLSSGGNVPSTKDALEGVNKKTGKHNKNESSRVILVSVLNLHYPVDIELIYYLFSKCGTVEKIITFSRNPLIYQALVQFPNIETAQEAIKTLHNRNIYDGCNTIQIQYSFLKELVVKANNSSSRDYTAANMTKNKNLLNFQTSHGVLPTPTRKGNDSELYLMLERKFKLVDFDAKNTSKTPVLICYNIPKDYTDVHKLFNLFSVYGFVSRIKILREKPDSALIQYAGYLFASVAQECLQHAKVGDQVLELHFSKILDIRIAPQQKKIESYKAKTFSSYDQRYLLSDQAKYIKGACKPTKTLFISNVSEEVTEECIMNLFIKYGEIKKIKIQPVKEGKKHITITVELSSEDMATRALMDLHNFYLKDRFIKVSYTKTRL from the exons atgaataagAGGACCCTATCCAATgacgaaaacgaaaacgagaaaaacaaaaccgGCGTGAAGAGATACCTGATGAGCAATGACGATCCGTTTGAAAGCCAAAAAATGTTTCACGAAAAAAACTGCGCGTCCAAAATTAGTGCCAATTCGTTAATCGATATGAAGCAGGAAGGCGACTACGTTCTTACCGACTTGAACAataacatgaataaaaaCATGAATGGAAATGATAACGACGCGGACATGAGTTGTGGCATGGGTCGAGGCACCACCCTGATTGATACGAATATGAATAATGATCGGGAGAACACCAAGTACGGGGGGGTTACCACTATGAGCGAGTTCGGCTACGTAGGGGGAGGCTGCGTTGGGAACGGCTGCGTGGGGGCCCCCTGCGTGGCGAACAGTTGCACTGCTAACAGTTGCGCTGCTAACAGTTGCGCTGCTAACAGTTGCGCTGCTAACAGTTGTGCTGCTAACAGTTGCGCTGCTAACAGTTGTGCTGCTAACAGTTGCGTCTCGAACACCTGTGCCCCCAGCGACGGAGGAGCGAGCAACCAGCCCCAGAACATATACTTCCCCAGCgatagtaaaaaaagaaagggcaGCAAGTACAGCGGAATGCCATTCctcaagaaggaaaaaaactgcgTCAATACATTCCTTGTTTTGAAAGACGTACCGAGAGATGCAGACAAGGAGGACATCAAATCGTTTATGAGAccatttattaaaaataataatccagaaattattttcgatCGGGATGGAATTATTGTGAAGCTGTACGATGACGaattgaacaaaaatattttcaactaCTTTGATGAGCACCCGACACAGATCAAGGGTTCCTTCGTGAGTGTTAAGCTGTCCAAGCTTAGTGACGACAGTGGCGGTGCCGCCGTTAATAAGGAGAACTTGGATGAGTACGAAGGCGGGGGCGTCGCCGCGAACGCCGCGGTGAATGCCGGCCCGATTGGCGGTCCGATTGGCGGTCCGATTGGCGGTCCTATTGGCGGTCCTATTGGCGGTCCGATTGGCGGTCCGATTGGCGGTCCGATTGGCGGTCCCATTGGCAGCCCCATTGTCGGAAATGGAAACAACCTGAGCAGCGGAGGCAACGTGCCAAGCACGAAGGATGCCCTAGAAGgcgtaaataaaaaaacgggcAAGCACAACAAAAACGAGTCCTCAAGAGTCATCCTTGTATCTGTCCTCAACCTGCACTACCCAGTAGACATAGAATTAATATACTATCTCTTTAGCAAATGTGGAAcggtagaaaaaattatcacctTCTCCAGAAACCCCCTAATCTATCAAGCCCTAGTTCAGTTTCCAAACATAGAAACTGCACAGGAAGCCATCAAAACGCTGCACAACAGGAACATATATGATGGGTGTAACACTATTCAGATTCAGTACTCCTTTTTAAAGGAGCTGGTTGTGAAGGCAAACAATTCTAGCTCACGAGATTATACGGCAGCCAACATGACCAAAAATAAGAACCTTTTGAATTTTCAGACCTCGCACGGTGTGCTGCCTACCCCGACAA GGAAGGGAAACGACTCCGAGCTGTACCTCATGCTGGAAAGGAAATTCAAGCTAGTCGACTTCGACGCGAAGAACACCTCCAAAACGCCGGTTCTGATTTGTTACAACATCCCGAAGGACTACACGGATGTGCACAAG CTCTTCAACCTGTTCAGCGTATACGGCTTCGTGTCTAGAATAAAAATCCTGCGGGAGAAACCCGACTCCGCACTCATCCAGTACGCGGGCTATCTCTTCGCCTCAGTGGCTCAGGAGTGTTTGCAGCACGCCAAAGTTGGCGACCAGGTTTTGGAGCTCCACTTTTCGAAAATTCTAGATATCCGTATTGCGCCGCAGCAGAAGAAAATCGAGTCATACAAGGCCAAAACGTTTAGCAGCTACGATCAGCGATATTTG CTGTCAGATCAAGCGAAATACATAAAGGGAGCGTGTAAGCCAACCAAAACGCTGTTCATATCGAACGTAAGCGAAGAAGTAACGGAGGAATGCATAATGAACCTTTTTATAAAGTACGGagagattaaaaaaataaaaatccaaCCAGTTAAGGAGGGAAAGAAACACATAACCATCACAGTGGAGCTGAGTTCAGAAGACATG gCAACAAGGGCGTTAATGGACCTCCACAATTTCTACCTGAAAGATCGCTTCATCAAAGTGTCTTACACAAAAACTCGattatga
- a CDS encoding hypothetical protein (putative), whose translation MGLAVFENDKNLSFNGVDKIVDDVYKDNLNFLLKSNKNELERKETDQLSFSIDNLLILLEEEEQRRYGERDKMKDAFQNIGKRGDYCGLFFIPFHMRLRVMLMVYSVQTGD comes from the exons atgggtttggctgtttttgagaatgataaaaatttgtcaTTTAATGGGGTGGA CAAAATAGTGGACGACGTTTACAAGGACAACCTGAACTTCCTGCTAAAG AGCAACAAGAACGAACTGGAGCGGAAAGAAACAGACCAACTCAGTTTCAGCATCGACAACCTGTTGATTCTGCtggaagaggaggaacagCGACGCTACGGCGAGAGGGATAAAATGAAGGACGCCTTTCAAAACATAG GAAAACGGGGAGATTATTGCGGGCTC TTTTTTATACCTTTTCACATGCGACTACGTGTCATGTTGATGGTGTACAGCGTCCAAACGGGCGATTAA
- a CDS encoding hypothetical protein (putative) yields MSFEKKVTFYKNELRQRDEEDQARFKKAVKFQNNFSAMQDEFVKRKEFYKLREEIKNYKHKMAELQNENGCLKGKVQLCYAEMKNLKEEIRVKDKRIIRLMAENDVADKLRQEMCLAVHRGNIEGRPTPS; encoded by the exons ATGAgcttcgaaaaaaaggtaacgTTTTACAAAAACGAACTCAGGCAGAGGGACGAGGAGGACCAGGCGAGGTTTAAAAAGGCCGTCAAATTTCAAAACAATTTTTCTGCCATGCAAGATGAATTTGTTAAGAGGAAAGAATTCTATAAACTTcgggaggaaataaaaaattacaaacacaaaatggcggagctgcaaaatgaaaatggctGTTTAAAAGGGAAAGTACAATTATGCTATgcggaaatgaaaaatttgaaggaagaaatccGAGTGAAGGATAAGCGCATTATTCGCTTGATGGCGGAAAATGACGTAGCGGATAAATTGCGCCAGGAGATGTGCCTTG CAGTACATAGGGGAAACATTGAGGGCCGCCCCACGCCCAGTTAA
- a CDS encoding ubiquitin-conjugating enzyme E2 I (putative), with translation MTKNRLLIESREAKKQNDPDITLTHSDYNLYEWQAVIRGPKDSPYEGGKWKLNIKCKSTYPIDPPVITFVTKFFHPNVNFVTGELCMDILKANWSPAWTIQSLCRAILFLFTEPNAESPLNCDAGNLLRSGDVKGFQSMARMYTHEFAMQND, from the exons ATGACGAAAAATAGACTTCTAATAGAATCGCGCGAAGCCAAAAAGCAGAATGACCCAGACATAACACTCACTCACAG TGATTACAATCTGTACGAGTGGCAAGCAGTCATACGGGGCCCAAAGGACTCCCCCTACGAG GGTGGAAAGTGGAAGCTGAACATAAAGTGCAAGAGTACGTACCCGATAGACCCCCCGGTGATAACCTTCGTAACGAAGTTTTTTCATCCGAACGTGAATTTCGTAACAG GCGAACTCTGCATGGATATTTTGAAGGCCAACTGGAGCCCGGCATGGACCATTCAGTCCCTCTGTCGAGCGATtctatttttgttcaccgAGCCTAATGCGGAGAGCCCTTTAAATTGCGACGCAG GCAACCTGCTGCGGTCTGGGGATGTTAAGGGATTTCAATCGATGGCCAGAATGTACACGCACGAATTCGCTATGCAGAATGACTGA
- a CDS encoding RNA binding protein (putative), with translation MSLNFSIANVVYVKNLSTDVTEKDIKEKFESCDEIIGVVFKNFPGKNQKYCQIEFKSSEGITKASRLNGELLLNVPMVVTVIEPISHNPAFAEPANGSIEADKNVATSLDARTGALVNSATAQSVQYQALQNILLQQQLISEQKKGLVDFQNSLNEKNNKFDVFSKIIYMENIPENCSEDDIKALFKNVGTTTSYKLQYNEQKKMNTAFIEFTNEEHVKAALLLNGTKIGTNEIIIRDAYSLINERDQLRNNISLYSNSTSVTSTKGDVSNPPSAKKQPVVNEKVEKVLALREKLSQKLFAMYNPSAVIVNNLAQVNPQLVGASAEGVVAGVAAGVAGATGVGVVANAANAANAATGMAVGVTQGATSPPSAAPTNEQPKAVAESNNGSIGLPGETNVSEAKEKGERKKKSKEEGENGDEAEEDQHVERDTNDADETQNKGRKGKKSKSEKYSSSESSGSSRSSSRSSSSSRSSYRRHGTKTSSRRKHSHKKHSTTSRKRKKYDSRSRSSHGTRSNDSLSSYESDKRSRYRDRESKIRKMRNRYHSSSASYSNSSHSPRRRRKRSSSNKPWWVKESEKMQMRQRLKERQRREMAYRERYRR, from the exons ATGAGTTTAAATTTTAGCATAGCCAATGTCGTTTATGTGAAGAACCTTTCCACAGATGTGACAGAGAAggacataaaagaaaaatttgaatcTTGTGATGAGATAATTGGCGTCGTTTTTAAGAA CTTTCCCGGGAAGAACCAGAAGTACTGTCAAATAGAGTTCAAGAGCTCAGAGGGAATAACGAAAGCGTCTCGCCTCAATGGCGAGCTGCTACTGAACGTCCCCATGGTTGTAACTGTCATCGAACCCATTTCACACAATCCAGCTTTTGCCGAACCGGCTAACGGTAGCATTGAGGCggataaaaatgtagccaCGTCTCTAGATGCACGAACCGGTGCCCTCGTTAACAGTGCTACCGCGCAGAGCGTGCAGTACCAG GCCCTGCAGAACATCCTGCTCCAGCAGCAACTCATATCGGAGCAGAAGAAGGGACTCGTGGATTTCCAAAACTCGTTGAACGAAAAGAACAACAAATTTGATGTCTTCtccaaaattatttacatgGAAAATATACCCGAAAAT TGCAGCGAAGATGATATAAAGGCTCTGTTCAAGAACGTGGGAACCACTACCAGCTACAAGCTCCAGTacaatgaacagaaaaaaatgaacacagcATTTATTGAATTTACGAACGAAGAACATGTCAAGGCTGCGTTACTTTTGAACGGAACCAAAATAGGAACGAACGAAATTATCATAAGAGATGCATACAGCTTAATCAACGAAAGAGATCAATTGAGAAATAACATATCACTGTATAGTAACAGCACGAGTGTGACGAGCACTAAGGGTGATGTGAGTAATCCTCCTTCagcaaaaaaacaacctGTGGTTAATGAGAAGGTGGAAAAGGTCCTAGCCTTGCGGGAAAAACTGAGTCAGAAGCTTTTTGCCATGTATAACCCAAGTGCCGTGATTGTGAATAACCTCGCGCAGGTTAATCCGCAGCTGGTGGGGGCTTCCGCAGAAGGGGTAGTAGCGGGGGTAGCAGCGGGAGTAGCGGGAGCAACGGGAGTAGGGGTAGTCGCGAACGCCGCAAACGCTGCGAACGCCGCAACAGGGATGGCGGTTGGGGTAACTCAGGGAgccacttccccccccagcgCCGCGCCCACCAACGAGCAACCCAAAGCGGTAGCGGAGAGTAACAACGGATCGATCGGTCTACCCGGTGAGACCAACGTGAGCGAGgcgaaggagaagggggagaggaagaaaaagtcaaaagaggaaggagagaaCGGCGATGAGGCAGAGGAGGACCAACATGTAGAGAGAGACACAAACGACGCGGATGAAACACAAAACAAAgggaggaaaggaaaaaaatccaaaagtGAGAAATACAGTAGCAGCGAGTCGTCTGGCTCCTCTCGAAGCAGCTCCCGCTCGTCATccagcagcaggagcagctACAGGAGGCATGGAACAAAAACAAGCTCCAGGAGAAAACATAGTCATAAAAAGCACAGCACCACATCtcgtaaaagaaaaaaatatgatagcCGCTCCAGGAGCTCGCACGGTACCAGGAGTAACGATTCGTTAAGTTCGTATGAGTCAGATAAAAGAAGCAGATATCGTGACAGAGAAAgcaaaattagaaaaatgagGAATAGATACCACAGCTCTTCCGCCAGCTATAGCAACTCCTCTCATTCCCCCAGGCGAAGGCGAAAAAGGTCCAGCAGCAACAAACCGTGGTGGGTCAAAGAATCGGAGAAAATGCAGATGAGGCAGCGTTTGAAGGAGAGGCAGAGACGTGAAATGGCCTACAGAGAAAGGTACAGACGGTAG